From the Nodularia sp. NIES-3585 genome, one window contains:
- the arsM gene encoding arsenosugar biosynthesis arsenite methyltransferase ArsM: protein MTYLETAAQFYSQVAQEPQVGLCCVQSTPLQLPGLKIPLPMQEMNYGCGTTVHHTELSNQPTVMYLGVGGGLEALQFAYFSRYPGAVIAIEPVAAMREAATRNLEMAARENPWFDTSFVEIREGDAFNLPVADASVDIVAQNCLFNIFEPEDLNRALKAAYRVLKPGGRLQMSDPIATCPIPAHLQQDERLRAMCLSGALTYEEYTQSIINAGFGQIEIRARRPYRLLDSHTYNLEKNILLESLDSVAFKVDIPEDGACIFTGKMAIYAGVESCFDDEAGHLLQRGIPAAVCDKTAAKLAALQPAEMMITHSTWHYSGGGCC from the coding sequence ATGACCTATTTAGAAACAGCGGCGCAGTTTTATAGTCAAGTTGCACAAGAACCACAAGTGGGACTTTGTTGTGTCCAAAGCACACCCCTACAACTACCAGGACTGAAAATTCCTCTGCCCATGCAGGAAATGAACTATGGTTGTGGTACCACTGTTCACCATACTGAACTTTCAAACCAACCCACTGTCATGTATCTCGGTGTTGGGGGTGGGTTAGAAGCACTGCAATTTGCTTATTTTTCACGTTATCCTGGGGCTGTAATTGCCATTGAACCAGTTGCAGCTATGCGAGAAGCCGCCACACGTAATCTAGAAATGGCTGCTAGAGAAAATCCCTGGTTCGACACCAGCTTTGTGGAAATTCGGGAAGGGGATGCTTTTAATCTCCCAGTAGCTGATGCTAGCGTTGATATCGTGGCGCAGAATTGCCTGTTTAATATTTTTGAACCAGAAGACTTAAATCGGGCTTTAAAAGCAGCATATCGAGTATTAAAACCAGGTGGACGCTTGCAGATGAGCGATCCTATTGCCACTTGTCCAATTCCCGCACATTTACAACAAGATGAGCGACTACGTGCCATGTGTTTATCAGGCGCACTCACTTATGAAGAGTATACTCAAAGTATCATTAATGCTGGTTTTGGTCAAATTGAAATTCGCGCCCGTCGTCCTTACCGTCTGCTAGATTCCCATACTTACAACTTGGAAAAAAATATCCTGTTAGAAAGCCTCGATTCTGTGGCTTTCAAAGTTGATATTCCCGAAGATGGCGCTTGTATCTTCACAGGCAAGATGGCAATTTATGCTGGTGTCGAATCTTGCTTTGATGATGAAGCCGGACATCTACTTCAGCGTGGTATTCCCGCAGCCGTCTGTGATAAAACTGCCGCTAAACTTGCCGCTTTACAGCCAGCCGAAATGATGATTACCCATTCAACCTGGCACTATAGTGGTGGTGGTTGCTGTTAA
- a CDS encoding response regulator transcription factor gives MTHILLVEDEVKLARFIELELSYEGYQVSVAYDGLTALTAARELDVDLVILDWMLPGLSGLEICRRLRSTGDQVPVILLTAKDEVSDRVAGLDAGADDYVVKPFSVEELLARVRAHLRRNQEADAADILQFEDLSLNRRTREVFRGKRLIDLTAKEFDLLEYLLTHPRQVITRDRILEQVWGYDFMGDSNIIEVYIRYLRLKLETHNEKRLLQTVRGVGYVLRE, from the coding sequence ATGACCCACATCTTGCTAGTTGAAGATGAAGTAAAACTGGCGCGATTTATCGAATTGGAACTAAGTTATGAAGGCTATCAAGTTAGTGTGGCCTACGATGGACTAACTGCACTCACCGCAGCAAGAGAGTTAGATGTAGATTTAGTAATTTTAGATTGGATGCTGCCTGGTTTATCAGGCTTGGAGATTTGCCGCCGTCTGCGAAGTACAGGTGATCAAGTGCCGGTAATTTTATTAACTGCTAAAGATGAAGTGAGCGATCGCGTTGCAGGTTTAGATGCTGGTGCTGATGACTACGTAGTGAAACCCTTTAGCGTTGAGGAACTACTAGCCAGAGTCCGCGCCCACTTGCGAAGAAATCAGGAAGCAGACGCAGCAGATATTTTACAATTTGAAGACCTGAGTTTAAATCGTCGCACACGAGAAGTATTCCGGGGAAAACGGTTAATTGATTTAACAGCCAAAGAATTTGATTTATTGGAATATTTACTTACCCATCCACGACAGGTAATTACACGCGATCGCATCTTAGAACAGGTTTGGGGTTATGATTTCATGGGTGATTCCAACATTATTGAAGTTTATATCCGCTACTTGCGCCTGAAACTCGAAACCCATAACGAAAAGCGTCTCCTTCAAACTGTGCGTGGTGTCGGCTACGTCTTGCGTGAGTGA
- a CDS encoding Mo-dependent nitrogenase C-terminal domain-containing protein: MASLTHTQLHNPLLHSVRQWLESREIHSAKLAHFLCKAIPAQCPFERDVKLFGYQLFHIPAMCKLNPLYEQLVSLRFKALCYLADECGEDVTAYC; encoded by the coding sequence ATGGCCAGCTTGACTCATACCCAGTTACACAATCCCCTACTACACTCAGTTCGTCAATGGTTAGAAAGTAGAGAGATCCATAGTGCTAAACTAGCGCATTTTTTGTGTAAAGCTATACCTGCTCAATGTCCCTTTGAAAGAGACGTTAAACTGTTTGGCTATCAGCTGTTTCACATTCCGGCAATGTGTAAATTAAATCCCCTGTACGAGCAATTAGTAAGTCTGCGGTTCAAAGCGCTTTGTTATCTTGCTGATGAATGCGGTGAAGATGTCACAGCTTATTGCTAA
- a CDS encoding class I SAM-dependent methyltransferase, translated as MTFNFFCNKKLLFDQWAFSYDWLFPSVIYQAIHKRLLEYVDLAERANILDMGCGTGRLLDRLATKFPDLRGTGLDLSSNMLRIARQSDRHHPRLIYIEGQAESLPFGEGQFDAVFSTISFLHYLEPQQVLNEVARVLSPGGRFYLVDITTKKDTAPQVLPISPRGIRLYSPKQRELFGSSAGLLCLSHDYLLGPVLLTIFVKPS; from the coding sequence ATGACCTTTAATTTTTTCTGTAACAAAAAGCTGTTGTTTGACCAATGGGCATTTAGCTACGACTGGCTTTTTCCGTCAGTAATTTACCAAGCTATCCATAAGCGGTTGCTAGAGTATGTGGATTTAGCAGAACGAGCCAATATACTTGACATGGGATGTGGTACTGGACGACTACTTGATCGCTTGGCTACTAAGTTTCCTGATCTACGTGGCACTGGATTAGATTTATCATCTAATATGTTGCGGATAGCCAGACAGAGCGATCGCCACCATCCACGTTTAATTTATATTGAAGGTCAAGCAGAATCTTTACCCTTTGGTGAAGGTCAATTTGATGCTGTATTTAGTACTATTAGCTTCTTACACTATTTGGAACCTCAACAGGTGCTAAATGAAGTAGCACGGGTGCTTTCTCCTGGTGGGCGCTTCTACTTAGTTGACATCACCACAAAAAAAGATACAGCACCGCAAGTGTTACCGATTTCTCCTCGTGGTATTAGATTATATAGCCCTAAACAACGTGAACTTTTCGGCTCATCGGCTGGATTATTGTGTTTGAGTCACGACTATTTACTAGGGCCAGTTTTGCTAACAATTTTTGTGAAACCATCCTAG
- a CDS encoding PEP-CTERM sorting domain-containing protein (PEP-CTERM proteins occur, often in large numbers, in the proteomes of bacteria that also encode an exosortase, a predicted intramembrane cysteine proteinase. The presence of a PEP-CTERM domain at a protein's C-terminus predicts cleavage within the sorting domain, followed by covalent anchoring to some some component of the (usually Gram-negative) cell surface. Many PEP-CTERM proteins exhibit an unusual sequence composition that includes large numbers of potential glycosylation sites. Expression of one such protein has been shown restore the ability of a bacterium to form floc, a type of biofilm.): MKSIYNKITATVAVATVTSMATLVNISSADAASFQLDWIGDQGYSALGRFSFDDSFLGSVVTGDQLDSFDISFFNPEGNLLQNFSYNFPNPSSSFNFNFDTVTKTVLQSGSFDTPTGFDLGSNFNTDVVGLFFYTFQDATQGLPTTTIFLKDDLSPEVCSTFPNCRLDIGGQLTATVIPEPGVILGLLAIGSLTGYLKKKPASV; this comes from the coding sequence ATGAAAAGCATTTACAACAAAATCACAGCTACTGTAGCTGTTGCTACTGTCACCTCAATGGCGACTTTAGTTAATATTTCTAGTGCTGATGCGGCTTCATTTCAGCTTGACTGGATAGGAGACCAAGGTTATTCTGCATTAGGGCGCTTCAGCTTTGATGATAGTTTTCTGGGAAGCGTTGTTACTGGTGACCAGTTGGATAGTTTTGACATTTCCTTCTTCAATCCAGAGGGAAATTTATTGCAAAACTTCAGTTACAATTTTCCCAATCCCAGCAGCAGTTTCAATTTTAATTTTGACACAGTTACAAAGACTGTTCTGCAAAGCGGCAGTTTTGATACACCTACTGGTTTTGACTTAGGAAGTAATTTCAATACAGATGTAGTAGGGTTATTCTTCTACACTTTCCAAGATGCTACTCAAGGATTGCCAACGACTACAATATTCTTGAAAGATGACCTTTCACCAGAAGTATGCAGCACATTTCCTAATTGTAGATTGGATATTGGCGGTCAGTTGACAGCAACTGTTATTCCTGAACCTGGAGTAATATTAGGCTTATTAGCAATTGGTTCACTGACTGGATACCTAAAGAAAAAGCCAGCTTCTGTTTAA